AAAATGATTGAAAAATCAGCTGACAATGAAAAAAGATTGAAAGGCTTAAATAAACGTAAAGCTAAGTGTGAAGAAGCAGGGTTTTAATTGCTGCTTACTTAATATAAAACGGTTTTTTGATGATTTCGAAAAACCGTTTTTTTTTGCCTGAATATTGTTACTAGAATGCTTTTATGTATGTATTAAGCAATAGTCAAAAACTTGTCGTGCCAGATGATGCATAACAATATTTTTATTTATCCTCCTGATTTATATTGTTTTTTTATGATTGGCATAAACACTGCTGTAGTTAATTTTTAATAGATTAAAAAATTCAGTGGAGTGTTTTGTGTCAGAGTTTAGTTCAGCCCAAATAGTGATTGCCACTCAGGTCAAACCATCTGTCAATACTGCTATTCACAGTGTGTCTGGTCGTATTGATGTGCTGCAAACTTTACTGCCTCAGCTTTGTTTTGAATCCATTCCTAGGGATAAACAAAAGCAAACTTTAAACAAGATTGATAGTTATATGTTAGAGGAGACTCAGCAGTTACTAAATAAAGTGGAGCAGCTCTGTAACAAGTTAACATGGCATGAAGGTGAGTCTTTTAGCATCGAGTCTCAACAGCAGAAAATTCTGCTGACAGGCACATTTACTGAACAAGGTCATTTGGCTACTTCAATTAATCAAGATGTATGGATATCAGGTTCGCTGGCTTGGTTGCAACCTAATTATATTGGGTTAGCTCACTCCCAAGAGCTAGTGAGTTTTTCTCACGCTTACGCAAAAAATAAGCAACAAGCAATATTGAAATTTAAACATTTCCAGCAGCCTAATCAAGGTATTAAGTGTTACTTGAACGGTCAAGTGAAAGAAGGAAAAGTTGAATTAGAATGGCGTATTGAATCGCCACTTGTTAGTTATTTGGTTAATCCTTTGGATCAATTGTCTTGATTTAACGAATATCGTTACAGCAAAGTCCTTTACCAAAGGTACTGATTTATACCAATTCAATTAGAGTAATACCATTTTCACTAAGTTTGTGATCTAATTGAGTTATGTATTCTTATCTTAATTCTTCTCATGCATAGCTTAAAAAATATCGATTTTTCGACACTCATAGCGAAGGAAAAAAATGCTCGGATGCGAGTCAGATTAATGGCCCTTTCACATATTCAACAAGGCGTTAATCGCACGCAAGCGGCTCGGTATCTGCACGTCAGCCGTAGAATGGTGAATGAGTGGGTGAAGCGCTTCAACCAAGATGGTTTGGACGGATTAAAGGAAAAGCCGCGCTCTGGTCGGCCTTGTGCTTTATCAGCTGAGCAACTGCAGACGTTGAAAATTTACATTGAGTCTCATGCCATAAAACCTGATGGTGGAAGGCTCAAAGGCACACTCATCATTGACTATGTGAAGCAAGAATTTGGTATTACCTATGGCCTGACTAACATATATCGTCTACTGCATCAGCTAGGGTTTTCTTGGATAACCAGTCGCTCTAAGCACCCTAAGCAGTCCCAAGAAGCTCAAGACGAGTTTAAAAAAACTGCAGATTGAAACGATCAAATTGATCCCAGGCCATGTCACACTGGATAAAGTCGATATTTGGTTTCAAGATGAGGCTAGAATAGGTCAACAGAACACCACTACACGTTTATGGGCGAACAAAGGTAGTCGCCCTAGAGCGGTCAAGCAACAACAGTTTGAGTATGCGCATTTATTTGGGGCTGTATGCCCAGCGACAGGTGAAACAGAAGCCTTGATAACCCCTGTGGTGAACAAAGACATTATGAGACAACATTTACAATTAATATCAAATCGCACACAACTGGATCGCTATGCAGTAGTGATTATGGATGGTGCGGGTTGGCATACAGACGATATTGCGCATGACCTAGATAACGTGAGTATCATCAAGCTTCCGCCCTATTCTCCAGAGCTAAACCCAATCGAGCAGGTATGGCAATGGCTTAGGCAAAATGAGTTGGCCAATCAATGCTTTGATAGCTATGAGGATATTGTCATACAATGCAGTCGGGCATGGAATAACTTTATCAGCGATAAAGAAAAGGTTATCAAATTGTGCGCCAGAAATTGGGCACAGGTGGGAAATTAATTATCGTGATTGGTATAACTTAGGTTGCAGGTTTTTCATAATAGGCTTGCTATTATACCATTTTAGCTAAATTAGTCGTTACTCAGAAAGCACTGGATGCATTCTGAGATGTCACTTATCAATGCGGATTGGTATAACTAGATTGGTATTAGTTTTCAGTGAGTACTTTTTGCCAAAACATAGCACGGCCTTTAGCCGGGTCTAATTGATACCCGGCAAAACCATGTTTTAGATAAGCTTTTTTAGCTAACTCATTACCTTCCAGTACTTCCAAGGTGATTTTACAACAGTCTTTTTGTATGGCAATTTGTTCAACTGCTTGCAACATTTTTTGACTAATTCCTAATCCTCTGAATTTAGCTAATACCGCTAAGTCGTGGATATTCACCAGAGGTTTACAGGCAAAAGTAGAAAAACCTTCAACACAATTAACCAATCCCGCTGGTTGGCCGTTGACGTAACAAATCAAACTAAATACATGCGTTTGTTTCGCAAATTCAGCAATTAAATTTTGTTGTACATGAGATGACAAGGGCGTTCCTCCTCCCATAGGATCTTGTGCATAGGCATTCAGCAGCTGAATCAGTTCAAGGCCATGTTTGGGGTTGTTATAGTCTGCAAGTATGACGTCTATCTTCATGGTTTCTTAATTAAGTTTGTTTATATTATTTATCATTTAGGTAATAAACCTAAATTTTTAAGCCGTTTCTTTAAGGCTTCAGGCCTTTGATTTATCTGTACCATTGAGATTGGCGTAATGCCTTTTTCGGCTAAGACAGCAGCTAGTCGTCCTTGATTATTATGCAAGGTTTGCGGCAAACGTTTAGCAATATCATCATTAAATGCATCAAGTGGTGTGATAATTTCCCATTCATCTTTTTTCAGGGCTTGAATGAGATCATCCATAAATAGGGCGGCTAAATCATTTTCATGCATCAAAAGTACTTGTTTGACTGGTTTGGTCAAGTTTTTATCGGCTAATTGCTGATAAAAATTAGCCGATGCTAGAATGTGACTGATATAGATGTCTCGCCATTTATCTAGCTTTAAAGGTATCTTTGCTCGAACGGCTTTTTGAAATAATGAATCAAGATACCAATCAGAATCTTCAATTGTGATGTAACCTTGTTTTAAACCAAGAGTGGTTAAACCTGTCCGCAATTCATCCACTTTTTCTTGAGTATCACCATGATGCAAATATGGGAAACGAAAATAAGGCTGATAATTTTTGTATGTCTGTAATATTTTGTGAGCTTGGCTGACGTCAGCAATAAAGTCAGCTGGTGGTACTTTATAAGCAGAAAGATGAGAGTGAGTATGATTAGCCAAAAGTTGATTGTTTTCAGCATATTCGACAAGTCTTTGCTCTCGGCCCTTTTCTATATGTTTAGTGGTAATGAAAAACATTGCGGTCACGTCATGTTTGCGTAAGGCGCTTAATAACTGATTATTGCGTTCTTCGCTGTTAAAATAACTGGTATCGGGTCGAGGTGCGTCATCGAAAGTTATCGCCAGTTGTTTCGAGAGTACAGAATTAGCAGTGAGTAATAAGCACAATAATGTCAGTGACTTTGTTAAATTGTTCATCAAATTTACCTTATGAATACAGCAAAACACACAAAGTGGTTTTGTTCATTTTCCAATAAATGTTTGTTAGCTTTTTCTATCTTATCCAGTATTCAGGTTAACTATACACCTATCTAAACTTTTCAAAAACAGACTTAATTTTGACAATAAATAATGCTTTTAATTCCCTTCTAGTAGGATTGTTTTCTAAGGCCAATGAAAAACCGACTGACGCCGGTTTTTAAGTATTAATAATGATTGGTGTGAATATAATACTATGCTTATTTTTCTTGCCAATATTTAAAGATATCTTGTAGCTGATAATAGGCTGCTTTTTTATTACGATATTCATCTACTACCCCCCATTCGCGAAACCCAGACTCAGGTGTGCCTTTATAATCACTGCGGTAATCGTTATAAGACCATATAGAGAAACCGGTTAAATATGGGTAGTCTTTTAGGGTTTTAAGGTAGTTAACTAATTTTTTGTCTAACTTTGATTCCGCACTACCGCCAATTTGTTTTAATCCAACTTCAGATAAAAATATAGGTTTACCGGCAAAGTTTTTATGAGTATTTTCGACATTCTTCACTGCATCGCCATAACTATTAACCGAGATGAAATCGAGTTTTTCATATGGTTCATTGCTTAAGTTGGCTTCACTACTATATGCGGTAATAGATACATAGGTTTTTAATCTGCTGGGATCAATCTGTGCCAGATGATCTAACATCGAATCTACGTATGCGTATTGATCTGGGGTTAAGGTCTTTTTGCCCCACTCTGGGAGGGGATCTCTTAACTCATTACCGACACTCCAACCTACAATTGAAGGATGATTAAAATCTCTTTCGACCATTTCATTTAACCATGTTTTGGTTAACGGATTATTGGCAAAAGATTGTGGATCATCATCACCCCAAACAGGTATTTCACCGATAATCAAATAACCTAAGCGGTCGGCTAAGGCTAATAGATTTTCTGATATCGGGGCATGCATTAAACGAGAGAAATTAGCGCCCAGGGATTTGATATCTTGTAAGTCTTTCAGCACTAATTCATCAGGTTCAGTATTGCCAAAGTCTGGATGATCGTGCACTCGATTGACACCATTAAGGCGTACAGCTTGATTATTAAGGAAAAACTGTTCACCTTTCACTTCAAATTTACGGATCCCAAAATTATCTTCTTGAATATCTATGGTGTTTTGGTTTTTGTTCAATCGGGATTGTAAAGTGTATAGCTTGGGTTGTTGTAGATCCCATAATTGATAACTAGTTAGTTTTTCAACAAAGGTGGTAGATTTTGTGATGAATTGTTTAGCAGGGATCTTTACTTGCAACGTGAGGTTTTTCTTTTGTTGCTGGTTATCTAAAATTTCACTATAGATAGTTTGGTTTTGCGGCTGGTCGGTATAATTTTGCAGCTTATATTTAATCGTAAACTTAATATTTTGTCGTTCAAAGTCTGGCTCTGACGTAATATGTTGGTAAACAATGCGAATATCTTGTTCTGCAATTAAGTCGACATCTCGACTAATGCCTCCCCAAGCCCACCAAGCACCTCTGTGGTAGGTGTTGTCAGCCATGACCACTAATGAATTATTTTTATCAAATGAAAGATGCTGGCTAATATCAAATTCAAATGGTGTGTAACCGCCTACATGTTGCCCTAATAGCTGCCCGTTTAGCCATACTTTTGCTGTCTGGTATACGGCAGAGAATTTAAGACGAATATTTTTATGTTTCCAGTGTTTGGGTGGCGTGAAGCTTTTTTGATAATAACCTTTGCCAGAAAAATCAGCGTATTTTTTTTGTGTATCCCAGTTTCCTGGTACGGTTAATGTATCCCAATCGGCATAATTTTCTGCTAACAATGTTTGTGTATTGTCGTAGGCAGTATTTGAAAAATGCCAGCTACCGTTTAAAGATAGCTGTTCTGAATTGGCATAGGTATAAGTAGAAAGGGTACAGAAAAGTAGTAACCAAGTTTTAAATTGATTCATATTTATTTTAATCTAGCTTAAAGATGAATCTATAATAGCACCACTTTTCTGGATAATAAAACACAAGGTTTAATTGATTGTATGTAATTAGTCTCGATATGGTTTTAAAGTAACAATTGATCCATCTGCACGATATTGTATTTCAGCCATTTTTACTGAGCGCAAATGAGTCACGCCGCCAGAAAGAGAAGAGTCGTGATAAAACAAATACCACTTTCCTTCAAACTCAGCGATAGAATGATGAGTTGTCCAGCCCAATACCGGCTCCAGAATTTTACCACCGTATGTGAATGGCCCATAAGGACTATCACCTGTGGCGTAACACAAAAAGTGGGTATTACCTGTTGAATAAGAGAAGTAATATTTACCGTTATATTTATGCATCCATGCCGCTTCGAAAAAGCGTTTGTCATGATTGCCAGCTAAAATAGTTTGGCCGTTTTCATCCACAATAGTGATTTCTTTGGGGGGCTCGGCAAACTCCAACATATCGTCACTCATTTTGGCAACAATAGGTCCTAGAGCTGGTTCATCATCGGCTGGTTCAGTCAAGTCCGGGTTATAAGTATGGTTACGATAGTTTTGTAACTGGCCGCCCCAAATACCGCCAAAATACATATAATATTCGCCATCATCATCTTCGAATACGGCTGGGTCGATACTATAACTGGCTTTAATGGCTTCTGGTTCGGCTTTAAATGGGCCTACTGGAGAATCACTTACCGCTACACCTATTTGAAATATACCGTCGGCTTTTTTGGCTGGGAAATATAAATAGTATTTATCGCCTTTTTTGGCCGCATCAGGTGCCCACATTTGGCGTTCTGCCCAAGGTACATCTTTAACATGTAATGCTTCACCATTATCTACCGCAGGGCTATCTAAAGAGTCCATAGAGATAACATGATAATCCTGCATATCAAAATGATCACCGTTATCGTTGAAAGGGATCCCACCTTCAATATCGTGTGATGGATAAATATATATTTTGCCATCAAACACGTGAGCCGACGGATCAGCTGTGTAGATATTTTCAACTAGAGGTTGAGAAATAGCTTTGGCTTTCAAAGCTTGTAATTGTTCTTCGGGTAATAACTCTTCAGACATATTCTGTACTCACTGGGTTAAATAGCACAACCAAAAATAAGCTTGTGTTTGGGTCTTACTGTTTCATTGTTTTAATCGGCTTGACGTCTTAAGGTCAGATCTTTTTCAATTTGTTGTTCCATAGCTTTGTTGATCTTATAAGCGAAGAGGCAAGCGACGGCTAAGAAAAATGGTATGGATGCAAAGATACTAACAGACAACTTGATACCATTAATTGTATCAGGCATTTGCGTGACTAAATCTGCACTGTACTGATAATAATCAAGAATACTAGCTAAGATTGATGAGCCTAAAGTCAGGCCTACTTTTAAGCCCACTATCATGGCTGAAAATATTATAGCGGTTGCTCTGCGATGTGTTTTCCATTCAGAATAATCAGCGACATCGGCAATCATGGCCCATAACAAAGGAGTTGAAATACCATAAAAGAAACCATGTAATATTTGCGTAATAAAGACAGTGCTAATGGCATCTTGTGGGTAGAAATAAAAGACGGCTATGAATAAAGTTGATAAAAATAATGAACCGCCGAATACTTCTCGTTTACCATATTTATCAGCTAAAGATTTAGAAAATCCTATGCCAATTATCATGAAGATGATCCCACCTGCATTAAATAAGGCAAATCCAGAGGTAGCAGGATCTTCAGGCCACTTAAACTCAGTTAATCCAATATTAGTTAACAGGTAATTTAGACCGTTAATAAATCCATTAAAGCCTATATTTTCTAAAAATAGGGCTATCTGTGAAGCATCAAGATAATTCTCAAAATAGAAAATATACATGCCGCCTTTTAGAGCTAGGGTGATGAATACTAAGATA
The sequence above is a segment of the Paraglaciecola sp. L3A3 genome. Coding sequences within it:
- a CDS encoding GNAT family N-acetyltransferase → MKIDVILADYNNPKHGLELIQLLNAYAQDPMGGGTPLSSHVQQNLIAEFAKQTHVFSLICYVNGQPAGLVNCVEGFSTFACKPLVNIHDLAVLAKFRGLGISQKMLQAVEQIAIQKDCCKITLEVLEGNELAKKAYLKHGFAGYQLDPAKGRAMFWQKVLTEN
- a CDS encoding glycoside hydrolase family 2 protein; the protein is MNQFKTWLLLFCTLSTYTYANSEQLSLNGSWHFSNTAYDNTQTLLAENYADWDTLTVPGNWDTQKKYADFSGKGYYQKSFTPPKHWKHKNIRLKFSAVYQTAKVWLNGQLLGQHVGGYTPFEFDISQHLSFDKNNSLVVMADNTYHRGAWWAWGGISRDVDLIAEQDIRIVYQHITSEPDFERQNIKFTIKYKLQNYTDQPQNQTIYSEILDNQQQKKNLTLQVKIPAKQFITKSTTFVEKLTSYQLWDLQQPKLYTLQSRLNKNQNTIDIQEDNFGIRKFEVKGEQFFLNNQAVRLNGVNRVHDHPDFGNTEPDELVLKDLQDIKSLGANFSRLMHAPISENLLALADRLGYLIIGEIPVWGDDDPQSFANNPLTKTWLNEMVERDFNHPSIVGWSVGNELRDPLPEWGKKTLTPDQYAYVDSMLDHLAQIDPSRLKTYVSITAYSSEANLSNEPYEKLDFISVNSYGDAVKNVENTHKNFAGKPIFLSEVGLKQIGGSAESKLDKKLVNYLKTLKDYPYLTGFSIWSYNDYRSDYKGTPESGFREWGVVDEYRNKKAAYYQLQDIFKYWQEK
- a CDS encoding IS630 family transposase (programmed frameshift) — encoded protein: MHSLKNIDFSTLIAKEKNARMRVRLMALSHIQQGVNRTQAARYLHVSRRMVNEWVKRFNQDGLDGLKEKPRSGRPCALSAEQLQTLKIYIESHAIKPDGGRLKGTLIIDYVKQEFGITYGLTNIYRLLHQLGFSWITSRSKHPKQSQEAQDEFKKLQIETIKLIPGHVTLDKVDIWFQDEARIGQQNTTTRLWANKGSRPRAVKQQQFEYAHLFGAVCPATGETEALITPVVNKDIMRQHLQLISNRTQLDRYAVVIMDGAGWHTDDIAHDLDNVSIIKLPPYSPELNPIEQVWQWLRQNELANQCFDSYEDIVIQCSRAWNNFISDKEKVIKLCARNWAQVGN
- a CDS encoding polysaccharide deacetylase family protein, encoding MNNLTKSLTLLCLLLTANSVLSKQLAITFDDAPRPDTSYFNSEERNNQLLSALRKHDVTAMFFITTKHIEKGREQRLVEYAENNQLLANHTHSHLSAYKVPPADFIADVSQAHKILQTYKNYQPYFRFPYLHHGDTQEKVDELRTGLTTLGLKQGYITIEDSDWYLDSLFQKAVRAKIPLKLDKWRDIYISHILASANFYQQLADKNLTKPVKQVLLMHENDLAALFMDDLIQALKKDEWEIITPLDAFNDDIAKRLPQTLHNNQGRLAAVLAEKGITPISMVQINQRPEALKKRLKNLGLLPK
- a CDS encoding MFS transporter, whose amino-acid sequence is MTEKLSVTEKIGYSLGDLAANLVFQTLVTFIAFFYTDVYKIPVESATKVIFVCGLIAAFFNPFMGMIADRTQTRWGKFRPWILWTAVPFGVLALLAFSTPDFGPDGKVYYAFITYLLLLLVYSANNLPYSALSGVITGNMQERNSMSAYRFVAVMIAQFVIQVLLLPLVLIAGDGDKALGFEKVMTFLSIAGVIMFLITFFTTKERVVPKPEQKSTVLEDVKDLFSNKPWVMMLIITILVFITLALKGGMYIFYFENYLDASQIALFLENIGFNGFINGLNYLLTNIGLTEFKWPEDPATSGFALFNAGGIIFMIIGIGFSKSLADKYGKREVFGGSLFLSTLFIAVFYFYPQDAISTVFITQILHGFFYGISTPLLWAMIADVADYSEWKTHRRATAIIFSAMIVGLKVGLTLGSSILASILDYYQYSADLVTQMPDTINGIKLSVSIFASIPFFLAVACLFAYKINKAMEQQIEKDLTLRRQAD
- a CDS encoding glycoside hydrolase family 43 protein — its product is MSEELLPEEQLQALKAKAISQPLVENIYTADPSAHVFDGKIYIYPSHDIEGGIPFNDNGDHFDMQDYHVISMDSLDSPAVDNGEALHVKDVPWAERQMWAPDAAKKGDKYYLYFPAKKADGIFQIGVAVSDSPVGPFKAEPEAIKASYSIDPAVFEDDDGEYYMYFGGIWGGQLQNYRNHTYNPDLTEPADDEPALGPIVAKMSDDMLEFAEPPKEITIVDENGQTILAGNHDKRFFEAAWMHKYNGKYYFSYSTGNTHFLCYATGDSPYGPFTYGGKILEPVLGWTTHHSIAEFEGKWYLFYHDSSLSGGVTHLRSVKMAEIQYRADGSIVTLKPYRD